In Acidobacteriota bacterium, the sequence GGACGACGACGCTGACGGGTCCGATCCTGTCTCCTGGCACCGTACATCGTGGACTTCTCGAATCGTCAGGAGACGGCGGAACCGGGCGATAGACGTCAGTGGGTGGCGGCCAGGATCCGCACCCGTCGTCCTTCCACACGGAGACGACCTGCGGCGAGGAGCGCCAGCGCTTCGGGATAGATGCGATGCTCCTGCTCGAGGATGCGGGCCGAGAGGGTCTCCTCGGTGTCGTCGGGCTGGATCGGGACGACGGCCTGCAGGACGATCGGTCCATGATCGCACTTTTCGTCGACGAGGTGCACGGTGCATCCTGCAAACGACGCCCCGTGGTCCAGGGCCTGGCGCTGCGCGTGCAGACCCGGGAACGCCGGCAGCAACGAAGGATGGATGTTGAGGATCCGACCACGGAAAGCTCCCACCATCCTTGGCGTCAGAAGCCGCATGTAACCGGCCAGACAGACGAGATCGACGGCGTGCTCCTTCAGGATCCGGATCAACTCTTGCTCGTGACGATCCCGGGGTTTGACCTGCTTGTGATCCACCACCGCCGTGGCGATCCCGCGGGCGGCGGCGATTTCAAGCCCACCGGCATCGGGGCGATTGGAGATGACCACCGCCGGCTGGGCGTCGATGGAACCGTCGGCCATGGCGTCGAGCAGCGCCACCATGTTGCTCCCCCTCCCGGAGAGCAGGATGCCGACACGACGCGGGCTACGCTCCATCGACATACCGCACCTGCCCGTCGCCGCGGATGACACGACCGATCGTGTGGTGTGCCTGACCGACCTGGTCGAGATGGGACTGAACCCGGGCGAGGTCGTCCGCGCCACAGATCACGACCATGCCGATACCCATATTGAAGGTGCGATACATGTCGTCCGTAGGGACGTTGCCGTGTTCCTGAATGTACCGGAAGACCGGCAACACCGGCCAACTGCCGAGCTGGATCTCAACACCAAGACCGTCGCCCAGGACCCGCGGAACGTTGTCGGTCAGCCCCCCGCCGGTGATGTGGGCCAAGCCGTGGATCCGATCGGCGTCCAGCAGCGGCGTCAACGGCTTCAGATAGCAGAGATGGGGTGCCAGCAGGATGTCGCCGACGGTCTCGTCAAGACCCGCCACGGCATCGTCGACGTCGTGTCCCGTGACGTCGAAGAAGATCTTGCGCGCCAGGGAATAACCGTTGGTGTGGAGACCCGCGGAGGGCAGACCCAGGAGAACGTCGCCCTCGCGGACCGCGCTGCCGTCGAGGATCTTCCCACGATCCGCAATGCCGACGATGAACCCCGCGACGTCATACTCCCCGTCCTTGTAGAACCCCGGCATCTCCGCGGTCTCGCCACCCAGCAGCGCGCAGCCGGCATCGCGACAACCGCCTGCGACCCCCTCGACGACCGCCGCCAACACGGCCGGCTCCAGGACACCCGTCGCCACGTAGTCCAGAAAGAACAGGGGGCGTGCACCCTGAACGAGGATGTCGTTGACGCAATGCTGAACGAGATCTCGGCCGCAGCTGTCGTGACGCCCGGTCCGAAACGCGACCTGCAGTTTGGTGCCGACGCCGTCGGCACTGGAGACCAGGACCGGCTGCTCCATGCCCGACAGGTCGGGAGAGAACAACCCACCAAAACTACCGAGATCGGATAGCACGCCGGACGTCCGTGTCGACTTGACGAACTCCTTGATGCGGCTTAGCGCCTGGTCCTGCGCATCGATATCCACACCGGAGTCCCGATAGGTCCACGCCTTGCGTGGCGTCGTCTCGTCCTGTTCAGTCTTCGACACGGGAGACTCTCCTGGCGACACCCCTCGGCGTCCCGATCCACGATAGTACGCGGCACCGCCCAGGGGATAGGGTCCGGCGCGGTCGTCGGGTTATGCCACGGTAACGGCGCGCGCAACCCATCAGCGTCGTGCCTTCTCAAACAACCTCAGCTGTTCCGCCTCGGTGGGTGGGATCGCGACGGGTTGGTCCCCGGTCCAACAGGCGGTACAGACCTCGTCCCGTCGCTCCTCCGCGGCGGTCAGCATCCCCTCCAGCGAGAGGTAGCCCAGCGAGTCGGCGCCGATATGCTGGCGGATGCCGTCCTCGTCCTTGTGGGATGCGATCAACTCTTCCGGGTGCGGTGTATCGATTCCGTAGAAGCAGGAACCCGTCGTGGGCGGACAGGAGATACGCATGTGAACCTCGCGGGCGCCGGCATCCCGACAGAGCTGGACGATCTTGCGGCTCGTCGTCCCGCGCACGATCGAGTCGTCGATCAGAACGACGCGCCTGTCCTCGAGGATCTCCGGGACCGGATTCAGTTTGATGCGAACACCGAAGTTGCGGATGTTCTGGGTTGGCTCGATGAAGGTTCGCCCGACGTAATGGTTGCGCACCAGACCCAGGTCGAACGGGATCCCCGACGCCGCCGCAAAGCCCAGAGCGGCGAACATGCCGGAGTCCGGCACGGGAACGACAACATCCGCGTCAACCGGTTGTTCGGCATACAGCTGTTCGCCGAACTTCTTTCGTGCGTGTTGCACCGATTGACCGAACAGGTCGCTGTCGGGGCGCGCAAAGTAGACATGTTCAAACAGACACGGCGCAGGACGTTCGGCCTCGAACGGGCGGAAGGAATGCATCCCCCCGACATCGAAGACCACGACCTCGCCACGTTCGATGTCGCGCACACGGGTTGCCCCGAGAAGATCGAAGGCACAGGTCTCGCTGGCCACGACCCAGGCGCCGTCCACCTTACCGATCGACAGGGGGCGCAACCCCCACGGATCGCGAACCGCGATCAGCCGTCCGGCGACCATCGTGACCATCGCGAACGCGCCACGCATCGGGCGAAGAGCCTCGACCAACGCGTCGACCACGTCCGCCGCCTGCGAGCGTGCCGTCAGGTGCAGCACCGTCTCGGTGTCGCTGGAGGTCTGGAAGATTGCACCGTCTTCCTCCAACTGCCCTCGGATCGACGCGGCGTTGACCAGGTTTCCGTTGTGAGCGATGGCGATCGGTCCACGATGATGACGCAGCAAGAGCGGCTGGGCGTTGCAGGTGTCGGAGACTCCGGACGTCGAGTAACGGACATGACCGATGGCGGCCGTGCCCGGCAGCGCCTTCAGGATCTGCTCGTCGAAGACTTCGTCGACGAGACCCATCCCCGCGTGACGGTGGAACTGTTCTCCGACGGCAGAGACCACCCCCGCAGATTCCTGACCGCGATGCTGGAGGGCGTAGAGCGAGAGGTAGGCAAGCGTCGACGCCTCTGGGTGGCCGAAGATGCCGACGATCCCACACATGCGTGAATGACTCCCGGGTCAAAAATAGATTATAGCGAACCCTGGCTATTGTTTGCCGCCAAAGGTCCTCTCGTAAATCGTGTCGACGTGCTGCAGAAACTTCTCGGGTTCGAAGCAGGCCTCGAATCGTCCGTCGGGCAGTGCCTGGAGGACCGCGTCATCGGCGGCCAAAAGCTCCCGGAACGACCCCTCCCCGGCCCAGGTCCGCATGGCGTTCCGCTGCACGATGGCAAACGCATCGTCCCGGGCCATCCCCGACTCGGTGAGCGCCAG encodes:
- the purN gene encoding phosphoribosylglycinamide formyltransferase; the protein is MERSPRRVGILLSGRGSNMVALLDAMADGSIDAQPAVVISNRPDAGGLEIAAARGIATAVVDHKQVKPRDRHEQELIRILKEHAVDLVCLAGYMRLLTPRMVGAFRGRILNIHPSLLPAFPGLHAQRQALDHGASFAGCTVHLVDEKCDHGPIVLQAVVPIQPDDTEETLSARILEQEHRIYPEALALLAAGRLRVEGRRVRILAATH
- the purF gene encoding amidophosphoribosyltransferase — its product is MCGIVGIFGHPEASTLAYLSLYALQHRGQESAGVVSAVGEQFHRHAGMGLVDEVFDEQILKALPGTAAIGHVRYSTSGVSDTCNAQPLLLRHHRGPIAIAHNGNLVNAASIRGQLEEDGAIFQTSSDTETVLHLTARSQAADVVDALVEALRPMRGAFAMVTMVAGRLIAVRDPWGLRPLSIGKVDGAWVVASETCAFDLLGATRVRDIERGEVVVFDVGGMHSFRPFEAERPAPCLFEHVYFARPDSDLFGQSVQHARKKFGEQLYAEQPVDADVVVPVPDSGMFAALGFAAASGIPFDLGLVRNHYVGRTFIEPTQNIRNFGVRIKLNPVPEILEDRRVVLIDDSIVRGTTSRKIVQLCRDAGAREVHMRISCPPTTGSCFYGIDTPHPEELIASHKDEDGIRQHIGADSLGYLSLEGMLTAAEERRDEVCTACWTGDQPVAIPPTEAEQLRLFEKARR
- the purM gene encoding phosphoribosylformylglycinamidine cyclo-ligase, whose amino-acid sequence is MSKTEQDETTPRKAWTYRDSGVDIDAQDQALSRIKEFVKSTRTSGVLSDLGSFGGLFSPDLSGMEQPVLVSSADGVGTKLQVAFRTGRHDSCGRDLVQHCVNDILVQGARPLFFLDYVATGVLEPAVLAAVVEGVAGGCRDAGCALLGGETAEMPGFYKDGEYDVAGFIVGIADRGKILDGSAVREGDVLLGLPSAGLHTNGYSLARKIFFDVTGHDVDDAVAGLDETVGDILLAPHLCYLKPLTPLLDADRIHGLAHITGGGLTDNVPRVLGDGLGVEIQLGSWPVLPVFRYIQEHGNVPTDDMYRTFNMGIGMVVICGADDLARVQSHLDQVGQAHHTIGRVIRGDGQVRYVDGA